One Anolis carolinensis isolate JA03-04 chromosome 4, rAnoCar3.1.pri, whole genome shotgun sequence DNA window includes the following coding sequences:
- the snrpc gene encoding U1 small nuclear ribonucleoprotein C, with protein MPKFYCDYCDTYLTHDSPSVRKTHCSGRKHKENVKDYYQKWMEEQAQSLIDKTTAAFQQGKIPPTPFSAPPPGGAMIPPPPNIPGPPRPGMMPAPHMGGPPMMPMMGPPPPGMMPVGPAPGMRPPMGGHMPMMPGPPMMRPPARPMMVPTRPGMARPDR; from the exons ATGCCGAA GTTTTATTGTGATTACTGTGATACTTACCTCACCCATGACTCT CCATCTGTAAGAAAAACCCATTGCAGCGGTAGAAAACATAAAGAGAATGTGAAAGATTACTATCAAAAATGGATGGAAGAACAAGCACAGAGCCTGATAGATAAAACAA ctgctgcatttcaacAAGGAAAAATCCCACCCACTCCATTCTCTGCTCCACCTCCAGGAGGTGCTATGATACCACCGCCACCTAATATCC CTGGTCCTCCACGGCCTGGTATGATGCCAGCACCCCATATGGGTGGACCTCCAATGATGCCAATGATGGGCCCACCTCCACCAGGAATGATGCCCGTTGGACCTG CACCAGGAATGAGACCACCCATGGGAGGACATATGCCAATGATGCCAGGACCCCCAATGATGAGGCCTCCTGCCAGACCCATGATGGTGCCAACCAGACCAGGAATGGCTCGTCCAGACAGATAA